A genome region from Natranaeroarchaeum sulfidigenes includes the following:
- a CDS encoding SPFH domain-containing protein: MSQSGGDRIQSVHRTHGLRPQTVLIGALALAASAVLLTNFLELTPLSIVGALLLTLAVVTVASAVEIVNAYEKRALTVFGEYRQLLQPGINFVPPFVSKTYLFDMRTQTIDVPRQEAITRDNSPVTADAVIYIRVMDAKKAFLEVDDYKRAVSNLAQTTLRAVLGDMELDETLNKREKINRRIHDEVDEATDRWGIRVEAVEVREVNPSKDVQRAMEQQTSAERRRRAMILEAQGERRSAVEKAEGDKQSNIIRAQGEKQSQILEAQGDSISTVLRAKSAESMGERAVIDKGMETLEEIGKGESTTFVMPQELTSMIGRYGKHLSGSDVQVGDGALESLDFDDETAELLGLNNIEELISEFNDETAPAEQTEDIGRDSRAEIDDAELIDELEK; the protein is encoded by the coding sequence ATGTCCCAATCAGGGGGAGACAGGATCCAGAGCGTGCATCGAACGCACGGACTCAGGCCACAGACGGTGCTGATCGGTGCTCTTGCACTGGCAGCGAGTGCCGTGCTTCTGACGAATTTCCTCGAGTTGACGCCGCTCTCTATCGTCGGCGCTCTCTTGCTGACGCTCGCAGTCGTGACGGTGGCGAGCGCGGTCGAGATCGTCAACGCCTACGAGAAACGCGCACTGACGGTGTTCGGCGAGTACCGACAACTGCTACAGCCCGGTATCAACTTCGTTCCACCGTTCGTCTCGAAGACGTACCTTTTCGATATGCGAACACAGACGATCGATGTCCCGCGCCAAGAGGCCATCACGCGTGATAACTCGCCGGTGACCGCCGACGCCGTCATCTACATCCGTGTCATGGACGCGAAGAAGGCGTTTCTGGAGGTTGATGACTACAAACGGGCTGTCTCGAACCTGGCTCAGACCACGCTTCGTGCCGTACTCGGCGATATGGAACTGGACGAGACGCTGAACAAACGCGAAAAGATCAACAGAAGGATCCACGATGAGGTCGATGAAGCGACCGATCGCTGGGGGATCCGGGTCGAAGCGGTGGAGGTCCGGGAGGTCAACCCGAGCAAAGATGTGCAGCGGGCGATGGAACAGCAGACGTCCGCCGAGCGCCGCCGTCGTGCCATGATTCTCGAAGCACAGGGTGAGCGGCGGAGTGCCGTCGAGAAGGCCGAAGGTGACAAGCAATCGAATATCATCCGGGCGCAGGGTGAAAAACAGAGTCAGATCCTCGAAGCACAGGGTGACTCGATATCGACAGTGCTTCGCGCGAAATCCGCGGAGTCGATGGGTGAGCGGGCGGTAATCGACAAGGGCATGGAGACGCTCGAAGAGATCGGGAAAGGCGAGTCGACGACATTCGTTATGCCCCAGGAGCTCACCTCCATGATCGGCCGCTACGGAAAACACCTCTCTGGAAGCGACGTGCAGGTGGGTGACGGCGCACTGGAAAGCCTCGACTTCGACGACGAGACGGCCGAACTGCTCGGACTGAACAACATCGAGGAACTGATCAGCGAATTCAACGACGAGACAGCTCCCGCCGAGCAGACAGAGGATATCGGTCGAGACTCGCGGGCCGAAATCGACGACGCCGAACTGATCGACGAGCTAGAAAAGTAA
- a CDS encoding glucodextranase DOMON-like domain-containing protein has protein sequence MSNNNSLNPDIRRRTVLGGMAGAGALWFTPFSAGADSVDNYEQRHADGPDSYHPGHPRFVEVGEMISNPEDIGEWSFGSRDNIAPRIPDFEADPDNYDSDDFEWSLVEQPDGSDAELLFEHTHDEAPVPRHSTEKEHAVEFVADEPGRYVLELDAPDGTHEMTIHAFPEGDGPRPTVELEGEHDGGEFTLNANPELNPASNALTDDLEVVFLADDRDALDTDDIDTDGFEATVPESALDGERGRVHVAAYDGSARSMIDTIELHPDGETHLPNRAPEWMEEGIMYQIFPRSWAGERGATTFDTLINGDDETGARGLDYLEELGVDAVWLTPVVPAESVDKMFQEQNLSNWPGDQPAGGGPHGYDTNDYFGIAEDLAPEGKEPIEAYKEFVDECHERDIKVCFDLVINHAGRGHPYFQDTIADQDEERSQALIDAEFEYPSVNEWDEDSKYFDWWDRVEAASTVDGLQEDPTAEIADPAPANTGFFGLRVMPNFNFDNVAVREHMLAFADFWSGEVGVDGFRCDIAWGVPISMWKDIREIVRENDEEFLMLDETIPKEPEMAENAFDMHLDTDGFTGTAASVAAGDTGAQSLIDSIEARTEDGFPDHSLILNYVENHDEERLLNSIVRNLNDPEDRDEVPDEEWEAGARRERAAWAACIGLPGVPKFYYGQERQISRYGENRWPATDMDAFDEDNRGITDGELDIGADVREGGKQRAFMNWDEYDEDHLEFFKEVNQAYQELDALKPKAELRGAYAFPLDDPDFDNPNMIVFGRDASELDDIDGPETVICIVNFEDDPVEPILRPEVDTVNLVTGEDIATDVSDTGVTVEVDTFAVLETPSLFSIGDMIIELSAESGTDAGPGTYEYPTGDDFDEGAFDLTRFDVHQSRNDYQFAVEVDGDLTNPWDYEHGFSHQHLQVYIRHPDVDGGTTDAREGVNATFEEPYHYRFIADGEHGARLENYEGEELASGEITVNNANEAMLFEFPQSAIDGGLDQMEIAALMLGYDSDAPGNVRPVEADAGEDVFGGAENEYAPNVIDRAGVESNEDALAYSEGELAEIPYDSLIAEFEEVEHFETGTDGEPYGPDQFTYPTGDDYYEGAWDVESVTIHESPARVKFEFTMNEEIQNPWGLDPVSHQFVQIYINSPEADGPESTEGRAGTNFGFATPHQTRVLAHGEGTTDIEDAEGEPVSGDVEYQQVDDHTVAVDFPKSAVDWTDDVSFAAIMTPFDGFGDGDIRPINPDPGEHAIGGGDPDADDPAAMDLLLPEGESRADVLAYDEDTTPEIPFVALGDEEPEPANGEEDEEEDDDEDDGLPGFGVAAGAAGVGAGALAAKRLSENADEDTEE, from the coding sequence ATGAGTAACAACAACTCCCTCAACCCAGATATCAGACGCAGAACAGTACTCGGCGGAATGGCGGGTGCGGGTGCACTCTGGTTCACCCCGTTCTCTGCCGGCGCCGATTCGGTCGACAACTACGAACAGCGTCACGCTGACGGTCCCGACTCATATCACCCCGGACATCCGCGGTTCGTCGAAGTCGGCGAGATGATTTCGAACCCCGAAGATATTGGTGAGTGGTCGTTTGGCTCCCGTGACAACATTGCACCGCGTATTCCGGACTTCGAGGCGGATCCGGACAATTACGACAGCGACGACTTCGAGTGGTCGCTCGTCGAACAACCGGACGGTAGCGACGCCGAGTTGTTGTTCGAGCACACACACGACGAAGCGCCAGTGCCGCGCCACTCGACGGAGAAAGAACACGCCGTAGAGTTCGTCGCCGACGAACCTGGGCGATACGTGCTGGAACTGGACGCCCCGGACGGGACACATGAAATGACTATCCACGCGTTCCCGGAGGGCGACGGCCCACGTCCGACGGTCGAACTTGAGGGCGAGCACGACGGCGGCGAGTTCACCCTCAACGCGAATCCGGAACTCAACCCGGCGAGCAATGCATTGACGGACGATCTGGAGGTCGTCTTCCTCGCGGACGACCGTGACGCACTCGATACCGACGACATCGATACCGACGGATTCGAGGCAACCGTCCCCGAGAGCGCGCTGGACGGCGAGCGCGGACGCGTCCACGTCGCGGCGTACGACGGGAGCGCACGCAGTATGATCGACACTATCGAGCTCCACCCCGATGGGGAAACCCACCTTCCCAACCGCGCGCCCGAGTGGATGGAAGAGGGGATCATGTACCAGATCTTCCCACGCTCGTGGGCGGGTGAACGCGGCGCGACCACGTTCGACACGCTCATCAACGGCGACGACGAGACAGGCGCGCGTGGACTCGATTATCTCGAAGAGCTGGGCGTCGACGCGGTCTGGCTGACACCGGTCGTACCAGCCGAGAGCGTCGACAAGATGTTCCAAGAACAGAACCTCTCGAACTGGCCGGGCGACCAGCCAGCTGGCGGCGGTCCCCACGGCTACGATACGAACGACTACTTCGGAATCGCGGAGGATCTGGCTCCCGAAGGCAAAGAGCCGATCGAAGCCTACAAAGAGTTCGTCGACGAGTGTCACGAGCGAGATATCAAGGTCTGTTTCGACCTCGTCATCAATCACGCGGGACGTGGCCATCCGTACTTTCAGGACACGATCGCCGACCAGGATGAAGAGCGATCGCAGGCGCTGATCGACGCCGAGTTCGAGTATCCCTCGGTCAACGAGTGGGACGAGGACTCGAAGTACTTCGACTGGTGGGATCGCGTCGAGGCTGCCTCGACGGTCGACGGTCTACAGGAAGACCCAACCGCCGAAATCGCGGATCCCGCGCCGGCGAACACCGGTTTCTTCGGTCTGCGTGTGATGCCGAACTTCAACTTCGACAACGTCGCCGTCCGCGAGCATATGCTCGCGTTCGCTGACTTCTGGTCCGGCGAGGTCGGCGTCGACGGGTTCCGCTGTGATATCGCCTGGGGCGTTCCGATCAGTATGTGGAAAGACATCCGCGAGATCGTCCGCGAGAACGATGAGGAGTTCCTCATGCTCGACGAGACGATCCCGAAAGAGCCGGAGATGGCCGAGAACGCCTTCGATATGCATCTCGATACGGACGGGTTCACCGGCACCGCTGCGTCGGTTGCCGCCGGCGATACGGGCGCACAGTCGCTGATCGACTCGATCGAGGCCCGCACCGAGGATGGGTTCCCGGACCACTCGCTGATCCTCAACTACGTCGAGAACCACGACGAGGAACGGCTCCTCAACAGCATCGTTCGGAACCTCAACGACCCTGAAGACCGCGACGAGGTTCCCGACGAGGAGTGGGAAGCGGGCGCACGACGTGAGCGCGCCGCGTGGGCGGCCTGTATCGGTCTGCCCGGCGTTCCGAAGTTCTACTACGGACAGGAACGACAGATCAGTCGCTACGGGGAGAACCGCTGGCCGGCGACCGATATGGATGCGTTCGACGAGGATAACCGTGGCATCACCGATGGCGAACTCGATATCGGGGCTGACGTTCGTGAAGGCGGCAAACAACGCGCCTTCATGAACTGGGACGAGTACGACGAAGACCACCTCGAGTTCTTCAAGGAGGTCAACCAGGCCTACCAAGAACTGGACGCGCTCAAACCGAAAGCAGAGCTCCGTGGTGCGTACGCGTTCCCACTCGACGACCCCGACTTCGACAACCCGAACATGATCGTGTTCGGCCGTGATGCCTCGGAACTGGACGACATCGACGGGCCCGAGACCGTTATCTGTATCGTGAACTTCGAGGACGATCCCGTCGAACCGATCCTGCGCCCGGAAGTCGATACGGTCAATCTGGTCACCGGCGAAGATATTGCGACCGATGTCAGTGACACGGGAGTCACCGTCGAGGTCGACACGTTCGCCGTGCTGGAGACGCCGTCGCTGTTCTCGATCGGCGACATGATTATCGAGCTCTCGGCCGAAAGCGGCACCGACGCCGGACCGGGGACCTACGAGTATCCGACCGGCGACGACTTCGACGAGGGGGCCTTCGATCTAACCCGCTTTGACGTCCATCAGTCGAGAAACGACTACCAGTTCGCCGTCGAAGTGGACGGCGACCTGACCAATCCGTGGGACTACGAGCACGGATTCTCCCATCAACATCTGCAAGTATATATCCGCCATCCCGATGTCGACGGCGGCACAACTGATGCCCGGGAGGGAGTTAACGCGACGTTCGAGGAACCGTACCACTATCGATTCATCGCCGACGGTGAACACGGTGCCCGTCTCGAAAACTACGAGGGCGAGGAGCTCGCCTCGGGCGAGATCACGGTCAACAACGCGAACGAGGCCATGCTGTTCGAGTTCCCACAGAGTGCGATCGACGGCGGACTCGATCAGATGGAGATCGCCGCACTGATGCTCGGTTACGACAGTGACGCGCCCGGCAACGTCCGCCCGGTTGAGGCAGACGCCGGCGAGGACGTCTTCGGCGGTGCCGAAAACGAGTATGCGCCGAACGTAATCGACCGCGCCGGTGTGGAGAGCAACGAGGACGCCCTCGCGTACTCCGAAGGAGAACTCGCAGAGATCCCTTATGACTCGCTGATCGCCGAGTTCGAGGAGGTCGAACACTTCGAGACCGGCACCGACGGCGAACCGTACGGTCCCGATCAGTTCACCTACCCGACCGGCGACGACTACTACGAGGGTGCCTGGGATGTCGAGTCCGTGACCATCCACGAGTCGCCCGCCCGCGTCAAGTTCGAGTTCACCATGAACGAGGAGATCCAGAACCCGTGGGGACTGGATCCGGTCTCCCACCAGTTCGTCCAGATCTACATCAACTCGCCGGAGGCCGACGGCCCCGAGAGCACCGAGGGTCGTGCCGGAACGAACTTCGGCTTCGCGACGCCCCATCAAACGCGTGTGCTCGCACACGGTGAAGGAACGACGGATATTGAGGACGCCGAGGGCGAGCCCGTCTCCGGCGATGTAGAGTACCAGCAGGTCGACGATCACACGGTCGCTGTCGACTTCCCGAAGAGCGCGGTCGACTGGACCGACGATGTCTCCTTTGCCGCGATCATGACGCCGTTCGATGGCTTCGGCGATGGGGACATCCGGCCGATCAACCCCGATCCGGGCGAGCACGCGATCGGCGGTGGCGATCCGGATGCGGACGACCCGGCCGCGATGGACCTGCTCCTGCCAGAGGGCGAGAGCCGCGCGGACGTGCTCGCGTACGACGAGGATACGACCCCCGAGATCCCGTTCGTCGCGCTCGGAGACGAAGAGCCCGAGCCGGCAAACGGTGAGGAAGATGAGGAAGAAGACGACGACGAAGACGATGGCCTCCCCGGCTTCGGCGTCGCAGCGGGTGCGGCCGGCGTCGGTGCCGGTGCGCTCGCAGCCAAGCGCCTCTCCGAGAACGCCGACGAAGACACGGAAGAATAG
- a CDS encoding heme NO-binding domain-containing protein has protein sequence MHGIVHKAFKEFVETEVDGINWEAVVDEAGLEPTLYLPVTDYPDEEFTRAATALSELSGRPDASLHKSFGRSLAPSLLDTFKAHIRDDWDAREVLLALDSIYEQLDSDDEHSTSSTVSTRTDGNEVVLTYRSDRQLCTVLRGIVIGIADEYERTAEIVEPACLQAGADRCELHVTLD, from the coding sequence ATGCACGGGATCGTTCATAAGGCGTTCAAGGAGTTCGTCGAAACGGAGGTCGATGGGATCAACTGGGAAGCGGTCGTTGACGAAGCAGGTCTCGAGCCGACGCTCTATCTTCCCGTCACTGACTACCCTGACGAGGAGTTCACACGGGCGGCAACGGCGCTCTCCGAACTGAGTGGGCGGCCCGACGCCTCGCTCCACAAGTCGTTCGGCCGGTCGCTGGCACCGTCGTTACTCGATACGTTCAAAGCACACATTCGTGACGACTGGGACGCTCGGGAAGTATTACTCGCGCTAGATTCGATCTATGAGCAACTCGACTCCGATGATGAGCACAGTACGTCGTCGACCGTTTCGACGCGGACTGATGGGAACGAAGTCGTGCTGACGTATCGTTCAGACCGCCAGCTCTGCACGGTACTGCGTGGCATCGTGATCGGTATCGCTGACGAGTACGAACGGACGGCAGAAATCGTGGAACCAGCCTGTCTGCAGGCGGGTGCCGATCGGTGTGAGCTACACGTTACACTCGACTGA
- the ileS gene encoding isoleucine--tRNA ligase: protein MDRFREVDDQYDPDAVEDRAFEYWEDVDAYEKAKAEREGAEEFFFVDGPPYTSGAAHMGTTWNKTLKDAYIRYLRMSGYDVTDRPGYDMHGLPIETKVEERLGFENKKDIQEFGEEAFIEECKEFADEQLEGLESDFKSFGVWMDWDDPYKTVNPEYMEAAWWGFEQAHQKGLVEQGQRSISQCPRCETAIANNEVEYEDVTDPSLYVKFDLVDRDGQLVIWTTTPWTIPANTFVAVDEKLTYQGVRAERDGKEETLYIAEACVEDVLREGGYEDYEVVDEVTGEEMVGWEYEHPLAENVDHPGGDGAFQVYTAEYVEADRTGLVHSAPGHGEEDFERGRELGLDIFCPVGGDGVYTAAAGKYAGEFVKDADEEIIDDLQDSGAMLHSGETHHSYGHCWRCDTGIIQIVTDQWFITVTDIKDELLDNIEDSEWYPGWARDNRFRDFVEDAPDWNVSRQRYWGIPVPIWLPENWSGDMDDAIVIGDREELAERVDQEIDPESVDLHKGTVDELTITEDGETYRRVPDVFDVWLDSSVATWGTLDYPSNDTDFDRLWPADLIIEAHDQTRGWFWSQLGMATAAMGEIPYNDVVMHGYANMPDGRGMSKSKGITVEPDEVIEEYGADPMRLFLLSVNPQGEDMRFSWDETESMQRNLNILWNVFRFPLEYMRLDGFDPAETTLEDVDDDLDLVDEWVLARLQSVVTEMTESWDEYRQDRAIDALLEFVVEDVSRFYIQVVRERMWDEQGSASKQAAYATFYEVLETVVRLLAPAAPLVSEEIYRTLTGDTGKDTVHALDWPEADEYWADEQLETDVALLRAVEEAGSNARQQAERKLRWPVTRVVVAADDDRAVEAIKRHRDLLADRLNAREIELVGVGEDWGELAYSAEADMSELGPAFGGRAGEVMNALNESRVDEPSLDVLEAAVADVLEGESLTDAMVEFVTETPEGVTGTAFSRNGDDLGVVYVDTTLTEDIESEGYAREVIRRVQEMRKEMDLDIEERIRLDVEIADDRIAELVREHDELIAEEVRADEIGDVEDGYEKTWDVEGVEMEITIAPVATTEAAE from the coding sequence ATGGATAGATTTCGGGAAGTCGACGACCAGTACGATCCGGACGCGGTAGAAGACCGCGCGTTCGAGTACTGGGAGGACGTCGACGCCTACGAGAAAGCGAAAGCCGAGCGTGAAGGGGCCGAAGAGTTCTTTTTCGTCGATGGGCCACCGTACACCTCCGGTGCGGCCCACATGGGCACGACGTGGAACAAGACGCTGAAAGACGCCTACATTCGCTATCTCCGGATGTCCGGCTACGACGTCACCGACCGGCCGGGCTACGATATGCACGGCCTGCCGATCGAGACGAAAGTCGAGGAGCGTCTGGGCTTCGAGAACAAAAAGGACATCCAGGAGTTCGGCGAGGAAGCCTTCATCGAGGAGTGCAAGGAGTTCGCCGACGAACAGCTGGAGGGGCTCGAATCCGACTTCAAGTCCTTCGGCGTCTGGATGGACTGGGACGACCCCTACAAGACGGTGAACCCGGAGTACATGGAAGCGGCATGGTGGGGCTTCGAGCAGGCCCACCAGAAGGGGCTCGTCGAGCAGGGCCAGCGCTCGATCTCACAGTGTCCCCGGTGTGAAACTGCGATCGCCAACAACGAGGTCGAGTACGAGGACGTCACCGATCCCTCGCTCTACGTGAAGTTCGATCTCGTAGATCGCGATGGCCAGCTCGTCATCTGGACGACGACGCCGTGGACGATCCCGGCGAACACCTTCGTCGCGGTCGACGAGAAGCTGACCTATCAGGGCGTCCGCGCCGAGAGAGATGGAAAGGAAGAGACACTCTACATCGCCGAGGCCTGCGTGGAGGACGTCCTTCGGGAAGGTGGCTACGAGGATTACGAGGTCGTCGACGAGGTCACCGGCGAGGAGATGGTCGGGTGGGAGTACGAGCATCCACTGGCCGAGAACGTCGACCATCCCGGCGGCGATGGCGCTTTTCAGGTGTACACTGCTGAGTACGTCGAGGCCGACCGGACGGGACTCGTCCACTCCGCACCCGGCCACGGTGAGGAGGACTTCGAGCGCGGGCGCGAACTCGGCCTCGACATCTTCTGCCCAGTCGGCGGAGATGGCGTCTACACCGCTGCGGCAGGAAAATACGCGGGCGAGTTCGTCAAGGACGCCGACGAGGAGATCATAGACGACCTTCAGGACAGCGGTGCAATGTTGCACTCCGGTGAGACCCACCACAGCTACGGCCACTGCTGGCGCTGTGATACCGGCATCATCCAGATCGTCACTGACCAGTGGTTCATCACAGTCACCGACATCAAAGACGAGCTGCTCGACAACATCGAGGACAGCGAGTGGTATCCCGGGTGGGCACGGGACAACCGCTTCCGTGACTTCGTCGAGGACGCACCGGACTGGAACGTCTCGCGCCAGCGCTACTGGGGTATTCCGGTGCCGATCTGGCTTCCGGAGAACTGGAGCGGCGACATGGACGACGCCATCGTGATCGGCGACCGGGAAGAACTGGCCGAGCGTGTCGATCAGGAGATCGATCCCGAGAGCGTCGACTTGCACAAGGGCACCGTCGACGAGTTGACGATCACGGAGGACGGCGAGACGTATCGCCGTGTCCCCGACGTCTTCGACGTCTGGCTCGACTCCTCGGTCGCGACGTGGGGGACCCTCGATTACCCGAGCAACGATACTGACTTCGACCGGCTCTGGCCCGCCGACCTCATCATCGAGGCCCACGACCAGACCCGTGGCTGGTTCTGGTCACAGCTCGGCATGGCCACCGCGGCGATGGGCGAGATTCCGTACAACGACGTCGTGATGCACGGCTACGCCAACATGCCCGACGGGCGCGGGATGTCCAAGTCCAAAGGCATCACCGTCGAGCCCGACGAGGTAATCGAGGAGTACGGCGCGGACCCGATGCGCCTGTTCCTCCTGTCGGTCAACCCGCAGGGCGAGGACATGCGCTTCTCGTGGGACGAGACCGAGAGCATGCAGCGCAACCTGAACATCCTCTGGAACGTGTTCCGGTTCCCGCTGGAGTATATGCGTCTCGATGGGTTCGATCCAGCAGAAACGACCCTCGAAGACGTCGATGACGATCTCGATCTCGTCGACGAGTGGGTGCTCGCCCGGCTACAGAGCGTCGTCACGGAGATGACCGAATCGTGGGACGAGTACCGACAGGACCGAGCGATCGACGCACTGCTGGAGTTCGTCGTCGAGGACGTCTCGCGCTTTTACATCCAGGTCGTCCGCGAGCGAATGTGGGACGAGCAGGGATCGGCGAGCAAGCAGGCCGCTTACGCAACGTTTTACGAGGTTCTGGAGACGGTCGTGCGTCTGCTCGCGCCCGCCGCCCCGCTGGTCAGTGAAGAGATCTACCGGACCCTCACCGGCGACACCGGCAAGGACACCGTTCACGCGCTCGACTGGCCCGAGGCCGACGAGTACTGGGCCGACGAGCAGTTAGAAACCGACGTGGCGCTCCTGCGGGCCGTCGAAGAGGCGGGGTCGAACGCCCGCCAACAGGCGGAACGAAAGCTCCGCTGGCCGGTCACCCGTGTGGTCGTCGCAGCGGATGACGACCGCGCCGTGGAGGCCATCAAACGTCACCGCGATCTGCTCGCCGACCGGCTCAACGCCCGTGAGATCGAACTCGTCGGAGTCGGCGAGGACTGGGGCGAGCTCGCCTACAGCGCCGAAGCGGACATGAGCGAACTCGGCCCGGCCTTCGGCGGCCGCGCGGGCGAGGTTATGAACGCCCTCAACGAGTCTCGCGTCGACGAGCCAAGTCTCGATGTACTCGAAGCCGCCGTCGCGGACGTCCTGGAGGGCGAGTCACTGACTGACGCGATGGTCGAGTTCGTCACCGAGACGCCCGAGGGCGTCACGGGGACCGCGTTCAGCCGCAACGGCGACGACCTCGGCGTCGTCTACGTCGACACCACCCTCACCGAGGACATCGAAAGCGAGGGCTACGCCCGCGAGGTGATCCGGCGAGTCCAGGAGATGCGCAAGGAAATGGATCTGGACATCGAAGAGCGGATCCGCCTCGACGTCGAGATCGCTGACGATCGTATTGCGGAACTCGTCAGAGAGCACGATGAGCTGATCGCTGAGGAAGTGCGTGCTGACGAGATCGGAGACGTCGAGGACGGATACGAGAAGACATGGGACGTCGAGGGTGTCGAGATGGAGATCACGATCGCTCCTGTCGCGACGACCGAAGCCGCCGAGTAG
- a CDS encoding uracil-DNA glycosylase family protein has translation MGNRPARRQHRCRRRSARRGAVARRGPNERWRGGNWTGKAFTTRHSGQRIRRLLADAGYGNDAYYTNAVKCFPEGDDGSNREPTDEERATCRTHLETELDEIDPGVIVPAGKHATASVFALADRSLDGFLDCVLDPVDPASIDPAVLPVLHPSYQDVWIARLGYESDEYVTTVAERLDEFVG, from the coding sequence GTGGGGAACCGGCCCGCTCGACGCCAGCATCGTTGTCGTCGGCGAAGCGCCCGGCGCGGGGCTGTCGCCCGGAGAGGCCCCAACGAGCGATGGCGCGGCGGCAACTGGACGGGCAAGGCGTTCACGACGCGTCATTCCGGCCAGCGAATCAGACGACTGCTCGCCGATGCGGGCTACGGCAACGACGCCTATTACACCAACGCGGTCAAGTGCTTCCCGGAAGGCGATGACGGTTCGAACCGCGAACCGACAGACGAGGAGCGGGCGACCTGTCGCACTCATCTCGAAACCGAACTCGACGAGATCGATCCCGGCGTGATCGTGCCCGCCGGCAAACACGCCACGGCGTCGGTCTTTGCCCTCGCTGATCGGTCGCTCGATGGGTTTTTAGACTGTGTCCTCGACCCAGTCGACCCAGCGAGCATCGACCCCGCTGTCCTGCCGGTTCTGCATCCCTCATATCAGGACGTCTGGATCGCCCGGCTCGGTTACGAATCCGACGAGTACGTCACGACGGTCGCCGAGCGTCTGGACGAGTTCGTCGGGTGA
- a CDS encoding HIT family protein — protein MSEDCIFCAIIDGEIPSRTVYEDDETLAFLDANPLSPGHTLVIPKAHHETLNDLPEDLGAEVFDTLHYLVPAVEDAVGADASNVAFNNGAEAGQEVPHVHGHIIPRFEDDGGAPVHAIAGQRPDLSEEDLDDIVEDIKARA, from the coding sequence ATGAGCGAGGACTGTATCTTCTGTGCGATCATCGACGGCGAGATCCCGAGCAGAACGGTCTACGAGGACGATGAGACGCTGGCGTTTCTGGACGCCAACCCGCTTTCGCCCGGCCATACGCTCGTGATCCCGAAAGCACACCACGAGACGCTGAACGACCTGCCAGAGGATCTGGGTGCGGAGGTGTTCGACACGCTTCATTACCTCGTCCCGGCCGTCGAGGACGCCGTCGGGGCCGACGCCTCCAATGTCGCCTTTAATAATGGCGCGGAAGCCGGACAGGAAGTCCCACACGTTCACGGTCACATCATCCCCCGGTTCGAGGATGACGGCGGCGCGCCGGTTCACGCTATCGCGGGACAGCGCCCTGATCTTTCAGAGGAGGACCTCGACGATATCGTCGAAGATATCAAAGCCCGCGCCTGA